Proteins encoded in a region of the Petrotoga olearia DSM 13574 genome:
- a CDS encoding ABC transporter ATP-binding protein has protein sequence MPNSDKVILKVENLKKYFPVRAGVFKRTVANVLAVDDISFEIKEGETLGLVGESGCGKSTTGMTILRLYEPTYGRIIMEEQDTTPWFMKNTTINKYVKKIYADRFEKMKKELGSEEEVIKNLDNEIDKKYAQLYFQNGVREIKKDLSANLNEKRRYFRKNAQVIFQDPYSSLNPRMRVLDIIGEGMKVNKMGTSSEIRDKVANLMETVGLSKDYVYRYPHQFSGGQRQRIGIARALALDPKLIISDEAVSALDVSIQSQIINLMVDLKNDYGLTYVFIAHDLAVVKHISDRIAVMYLGKIAELTSKKDLFDEPLHPYTVSLMSAIPIPDPEVKKKRVVLQGDVPSPLNPPSGCRFHPRCPIAKDICSKEEPSLNEIKPGHYVSCHFPGQFKI, from the coding sequence GTGCCAAATAGTGACAAAGTAATTCTAAAAGTTGAAAATTTAAAAAAATATTTTCCAGTTAGAGCAGGTGTATTCAAAAGGACTGTTGCTAACGTATTAGCTGTAGACGATATTAGCTTTGAAATAAAAGAAGGAGAAACTTTGGGGCTTGTTGGAGAATCTGGTTGTGGTAAAAGTACAACGGGAATGACCATCCTAAGATTATACGAACCAACATATGGACGAATTATAATGGAAGAACAAGACACTACACCTTGGTTTATGAAAAATACCACCATTAATAAGTATGTTAAAAAGATTTATGCAGACAGATTCGAGAAAATGAAAAAAGAATTAGGTTCGGAAGAAGAAGTTATTAAGAATTTGGATAATGAAATAGATAAAAAATACGCACAATTATATTTTCAAAATGGAGTAAGAGAAATAAAGAAAGATTTATCGGCTAATTTAAACGAAAAGAGAAGATACTTTAGAAAGAATGCCCAAGTCATCTTTCAAGACCCATATTCTTCGTTAAATCCAAGAATGAGAGTACTGGATATCATAGGCGAGGGTATGAAAGTGAATAAAATGGGTACATCTTCTGAAATAAGGGATAAAGTTGCCAATTTAATGGAAACAGTAGGGTTATCCAAAGATTATGTATATAGATATCCACACCAATTTTCTGGTGGGCAAAGACAAAGAATAGGGATAGCACGTGCTTTAGCATTGGACCCAAAATTAATCATTTCTGATGAAGCTGTTTCCGCTTTAGATGTTTCCATTCAATCTCAGATCATAAATTTAATGGTTGACTTGAAAAACGATTATGGCTTAACCTATGTTTTTATAGCTCATGATTTGGCCGTTGTGAAACACATAAGCGATAGAATAGCGGTTATGTATCTCGGAAAGATAGCTGAATTAACCTCGAAGAAAGATCTTTTTGATGAGCCGTTGCATCCTTATACGGTTTCCTTGATGTCTGCTATTCCCATTCCAGATCCGGAAGTTAAAAAGAAAAGAGTGGTTTTACAAGGTGATGTACCCAGCCCTCTTAATCCCCCTTCAGGTTGTAGGTTTCATCCTCGTTGCCCGATTGCCAAGGATATTTGTAGCAAAGAAGAACCATCCCTAAATGAAATTAAACCAGGTCATTATGTATCATGCCATTTCCCTGGTCAGTTTAAAATTTAA
- a CDS encoding ABC transporter ATP-binding protein: MKDNNSEPILRVDNLHVHFKTEDGIIKAVNGASFELYPGETLAIVGESGSGKTVTALSTIRLLDENGWIAEGEIQYKDMDVLSLSYNHLRKIRGKEISMIFQEPMTALNPVYTIGEQIMESLELHLNMSEKEGKKRAIDLLKKVGIPEPERRIDQYPHELSGGMRQRAMIAMALACNPSILIADEPTTALDVTIQAQILELMKDLQNEFKMAIIFITHDLGVIAEMADRALVMYGGEVVESGEIKTIFKRPRHPYTWGLMNSIPRIDKDEERLLSIPGVVPNPLNFPKGCKFSNRCFFADQKCVDEDPNLEEIEDRHFSRCWHIDKLLENMNKVKEGEV; this comes from the coding sequence TTGAAAGATAACAATAGCGAACCTATACTTCGTGTTGATAATTTGCATGTTCACTTTAAGACAGAGGACGGTATAATAAAGGCAGTCAATGGTGCCAGTTTTGAGCTTTATCCGGGTGAAACCTTGGCGATAGTTGGAGAATCTGGTTCAGGTAAAACTGTTACCGCATTGAGTACCATTAGGCTACTAGACGAAAACGGATGGATCGCTGAAGGGGAAATACAGTACAAAGATATGGATGTTCTGTCTTTATCGTACAATCATCTCAGAAAGATACGAGGTAAAGAGATCTCCATGATCTTCCAAGAACCTATGACCGCTTTAAACCCAGTTTATACTATTGGGGAGCAAATCATGGAATCTCTTGAATTACATCTTAATATGAGCGAAAAAGAAGGCAAAAAAAGAGCGATCGATTTATTAAAAAAAGTCGGTATTCCTGAACCAGAAAGGCGAATCGACCAATATCCTCATGAATTGTCCGGGGGAATGAGACAGAGAGCCATGATCGCTATGGCTTTAGCTTGCAACCCTTCCATCCTTATAGCAGATGAGCCAACTACTGCACTGGATGTTACCATTCAAGCACAGATATTGGAACTCATGAAGGATTTACAAAATGAGTTTAAGATGGCAATAATCTTTATTACACATGATCTTGGAGTAATTGCCGAGATGGCTGATAGGGCGTTAGTTATGTATGGGGGAGAAGTGGTTGAAAGTGGTGAAATTAAAACAATCTTTAAAAGGCCACGTCATCCATATACATGGGGGTTGATGAATTCTATCCCCAGAATAGATAAAGACGAAGAAAGATTACTTTCAATTCCTGGAGTTGTCCCAAACCCCTTGAACTTTCCAAAGGGTTGTAAATTTTCAAATAGGTGTTTCTTTGCTGACCAAAAATGTGTAGATGAAGATCCAAACTTGGAAGAAATAGAAGATCGCCATTTTTCCCGTTGTTGGCACATAGACAAATTATTAGAAAATATGAACAAAGTTAAAGAAGGTGAAGTATAG
- a CDS encoding ABC transporter permease, translating into MTTYIIRRLLLLPLIMLGVTLIVFSMQQLLGPLKLLSTYVDPNTYAKLSDQDKIILMEQYGLTDPLPVRYGKWIGNLLKGDLGWSVVGKEPVLDALLHRFPYTVELALYALFPIIGVGIWFGVTAAVHHNSFIDQTIRIFALIGWSLPDFVWAILVLLIFYIGLGWFPPGNLSLWADEVVKSAAFNNYTNLLTIDALLNGRIDVFWDALRHILGPIIAISWLWWANLLRITRSSMLEVLRKDYIRTARSKGLPEKIVINKHARRNALIPVVTTAGQMVIGLLAGVVIVEMVFVRTGLGSFAATAAQTLDYASIMGVLLFTSFILIVGNLIIDVSYAFIDPRIRLG; encoded by the coding sequence TTGACAACATACATTATCAGAAGGTTGTTATTACTACCTTTGATTATGTTGGGTGTGACGTTAATAGTTTTTTCTATGCAGCAATTACTCGGACCTTTGAAACTTTTATCTACTTATGTTGATCCAAATACTTATGCTAAATTATCCGATCAGGATAAAATCATTTTAATGGAGCAGTATGGTTTGACTGATCCCTTGCCAGTTAGATATGGCAAATGGATAGGGAATTTGCTCAAAGGTGATCTTGGATGGTCTGTAGTAGGGAAAGAACCAGTTCTTGACGCTTTATTACATAGATTTCCTTATACAGTAGAATTAGCACTTTATGCTCTTTTCCCTATAATAGGAGTTGGTATTTGGTTCGGGGTTACCGCTGCAGTTCATCATAATTCATTCATAGATCAAACTATTAGAATATTCGCTTTAATTGGTTGGTCCTTACCAGATTTTGTCTGGGCAATCTTAGTCTTATTGATATTTTATATTGGCTTGGGATGGTTTCCACCGGGTAACCTGAGCTTATGGGCAGATGAAGTAGTAAAAAGCGCCGCTTTTAATAACTACACGAATCTTTTGACTATAGATGCATTACTCAATGGAAGGATCGATGTATTTTGGGATGCTTTAAGACATATTTTAGGACCCATTATTGCTATATCTTGGTTATGGTGGGCTAATCTATTGAGGATCACCCGATCTTCGATGTTGGAAGTCCTTAGAAAAGATTACATAAGAACAGCAAGATCAAAAGGGTTGCCAGAAAAAATAGTTATAAACAAACATGCCAGAAGAAATGCTCTAATCCCTGTTGTAACAACCGCAGGTCAAATGGTTATTGGTTTGTTGGCTGGAGTTGTTATAGTAGAGATGGTCTTTGTTAGAACGGGTTTAGGATCCTTTGCTGCAACAGCTGCTCAAACACTTGATTATGCTTCTATAATGGGTGTTTTATTATTTACTTCTTTTATTCTTATTGTAGGAAATCTTATAATCGATGTATCTTACGCTTTTATCGATCCAAGAATCAGGTTAGGGTGA
- a CDS encoding SoxR reducing system RseC family protein, whose product MREVMDVIDKDDNYVYLRTTRTQECESCAMKGGCTLLGGSNELKLKAKKAEKVDVKKGDKVIVEMPEVPVVKLSFLAYGIPLIVFLSIVSILYTLNFSDIISFFAGILGMGITYFLIHQYDSKKLKDRYLPVILQKLEKKLDLQLNKKGEI is encoded by the coding sequence ATGAGAGAAGTAATGGATGTTATCGATAAAGATGATAATTACGTATATTTGAGAACCACAAGGACACAAGAATGCGAAAGCTGTGCAATGAAAGGTGGTTGTACGCTATTAGGTGGTTCAAACGAGTTGAAGTTAAAAGCTAAAAAAGCAGAAAAAGTCGATGTAAAAAAAGGAGATAAAGTAATTGTAGAAATGCCTGAAGTTCCAGTAGTGAAACTTTCATTTCTAGCGTATGGAATTCCTTTAATCGTTTTCTTGTCTATAGTTTCCATACTTTATACGTTGAATTTTTCTGATATCATCTCTTTTTTTGCTGGTATTTTAGGGATGGGAATTACTTATTTTTTAATTCATCAGTATGACAGTAAAAAATTAAAAGACAGATATCTCCCCGTCATATTACAAAAGTTGGAGAAAAAATTAGATCTACAATTGAACAAAAAAGGGGAAATTTAA